AGCAGCACGTTTTGAGTAAGGATCCATCTGAGCTTTATTAATTCCGACAGTTAAACCAAGAAATTTGAAAACTTGTCCCATTTCTTCGGCGTCACGTTCAGAAAGATACTCATTAACTGTTGAAACTATCGCTCCTTTCCCAAGAAGTGCGTTCAAATAAACTGGTGCAATTGAAGTAATTGTTTTACCTTCACCAGTTTTCATTTCAGCAACAGAACCAAGATCAAGAAGTAATCCACCTAACATTTGAACATCATAAGGACGCTTTCCTAAAACACGTTTAGTTGCTTCACGTGAAACAGCAAAAACATCATTACGAATTTCTTCAAGAGTGTGTCCTTCTGCTAAAAGCTTTTTAAAGAAAAGAGTTTGTTCTTTAAGTTGTTCATCAGAAAATTTTTCAACAATTTTCTCAAGTTTATTAATCTTTTTTAAAGAACGCTCAGCAATTCTCATTTCAGTAGTTTTAAAGTCAAAAAAATCTTTTATTTTTTTCATATTTTTAAATTATATTATTCTTTTAATTTTTTAAAAGGAATTTAAAATCTCTAAATAATTTCTTAAATTCAAAAAATCACCAAATAAATTGACCCAACTTAATTTACTATAGATTTTTGTAATATAATTTAAACACTATTTATATATTTAAATATTAAATTGCCTATTCTAGAATGGAGAAAATATGAAAAAAAGATTAGTAAGTGGAATTAAACCTACTGGTGATCTTACACTTGGAAATTATATTGGTGCTCTTAAAAATTTTGTTAAAATGCAGCAAGAATATGATTCATATTTATTTGTTGCTGACTTACACGCTTTAACAACTGGATCTGTTGATCCTAAGGAGCTAAAAAAAGCAAGATACGAAATTGTTGCAATGTATTTAGCTTGTGGCTTAGATCCTGAAAAAACTACAATTTTCTTTCAAAGCGATTTAACAGAGCACTCAGAAGCACAATGATTAATGACTAGCGAAGTGTCATTAGGTGAATTAAATAGAATGACCCAATTTAAGGATAAGGCTCAAAAAGTCACGAAACAAGAAAATGGAACTGAAAAAATTCCTGCCGGATTATTGATGTATCCAGTTTTAATGGCTGCTGATATTTTAATTTATAATGCAGATGTTGTTCCTGTTGGAGAAGACCAAAAACAACACTTAGAATTAACAAAAACAATTGCAAATCGACTTAATAAAAACTATAAAACAAACTTTAAAATCCCACAAGGAATTGTTCCACCAGTTGGGGCAAGAATTAAATCTTTAACTAATCCTGAAGTTAAAATGTCAAAAAGTGAAAAAAGTGCAAAATCGACAATTTATTTACACGATGATCCAGAAGCTGCTTACAAAAAAATTCTAAAAGCAGTTACTGATTCTGAAAATAAAGTTTATATATCAGAAAATAAACCTGGAATTTTAAACTTATTACATATTTATGCAGCTTTAACTAACCAAACCTTAGAACAAGTTGAAGCAAAATTTAAAAATTCAAATTATGGAGAATTTAAGCACGAAGTAGGATTAGTTGTAAAAAATGAACTAACCAAAATTCAAACTAAATATAACGAAATTCAACCATTGGTTGCAAAAGTTGTTGAACAAGGAAAAATTAAAGCACAAGCAATTTGTAAACCTATTGTTCAAGAACTTAAACAAAAAATGGGTTTTAATTAATTGAAAGGCAAATATATGATTAAAGCAAATAAACATTTAAACCATACAACAAGTCACTTATTAGGTGCAGCTGTTTCTCGTCTTTATCCTGGTGTGAAATTAGGGTTTGGACCAGCTACTGAGGAAGGGTTTTACTACGATTTTGAATTTGTAGAACCACTTAGTGATACAGAACTACCTAAAATCGAAAAAGAAATGAAGCGTCTTGCTTCTCGAAACTTAGTAATGAAAAAAGTTTCAATTGATCAATATGATTTTGAAAACAAACCTTACAAAAAAGAACTTTACGATGAATTAGTTGCCAAAGGTGAAACCATAACATTTTATGCATTAGTTGATCCGCTTAGCAACGAAACTATTTTCGTTGACCTTTGTGCTGGTGGGCATGTTGAAGATACTAAGCATATTAAAAACTTCAAATTGCTCAATTTAGCCGGAGCGTACTGAAGAGGAAACTCTGATAATATTCAACTAACAAGAATTTACGGAACTAGTTGAGAAAGCAAAGAAGAACTTGCTTCATACTTAGAAATTTTAAAAGATCGTAAAGAGAGAGATCACCGTAAAATCGGTAAAGAAATGAAACTCTTTACATTTAATAAATTAGGTGGACAAGGTTTTCCATTTTGACTTGAAGATGGAATGTATATCCATAATGAAATTCGCAATTTAGTTCTCAAAATGGATCGTAAATATGGATTTACCGAAGTTTTAACTCCACACTTTGGAGAAGAAGAACTTTATAAAATTTCTGGTCACTTAGCTCACTATAAAGACGATATGTTTAAACCAATTTTAGTCGAAAACGAAAGATTAATTCCTCGTCCAATGACTTGTCCACATCACATCATTTGTTATAATACAGAAAAAAGATCATACCGTGATTTACCAATTCGTTATAGCGAACAATCTCAACTTTATCGTTATGAAAAATCAGGTGCTTTAACAGGCCTTGAAAGAGTTAGAGGTATGCTTCTAACAGAAGGTCACTTATTTGTTCGTAAAGATCAAATTGCACAAGAATTTAAGCACATGTATAATCAAGTAAAAGAAACATTAGAAGCTTTCAAAATCGAAATTAGTTATGTTTCTTTAAGTTTAAGAGATCCTGAAGATAAAGAAAAATACTATGAAGATGACGAAATGTGAAATGCAGCCGAAAATGAACTTAGAAGTGTTTTAAATGAATTAGATGTTAAATACGAGGAAAAAATCGGAGAAGCTGCTTTTTATGGTCCAAAAATGGATATTCAAATTTTTACAGCACTTGGACACGAAATTACTGTTTCGACTCTTCAATTAGATTTCTTATTACCACAAAGATTTGACATTAGTTATATCAATAAAGACGGAAAAGATGAGCGTCCTGTTATGATCCACCGTGGTTTAGTTGGTACTTACGAAAGATTTGTTTCAATTTTAATTGAACAAACCAAAGGTGTTTTACCATTTTGACTAGCACCAAAGCAAATCACAGTAATTCCTGTTAACAACGAATCTGATTTACAGTATGCCCACGAAGTTAATGATTATTTATTTGATCAAGGTTTCCGTTCAAAAATTGATTCTCGTAACGAAAGACTTAATAAAAAAATTCGTGAAGCACAAATGTCTAAATCAAAAATTCAAGTAATTTTAGGTCAAGAAGAAAGAGAAAATCGTCAAGTATCTTATCGTAAATATGGTGAACAAGAAACTCATAAAATGGACCTTGATAGTTTTGTAATTATGCTTCACCAACTTAAAAGTTCAAAAAACTAATGAATTTACAAAATATAAAGAAAACTAAAACAAATTATTACAAAGTAATTTATATCTTGACAATCCTTGTTCTTGGGATTTTTGGAATTTTAATTAGTGATAATATTTTTAAATTTCAAATCTTCGGAGTTCCGCTCCCTATTTACGCAAGAATTTTGAGCAATTTAATTTACACAACAATAATTATTAGTTTAGGAATTTTCTTAATTTTCAAAAACAAAATTAATACCTGATTTTTTCAAATGTCAATTTTTATTCTTGGAATTTTAGTAACTTTTGCTTGAATTCCTACAGCCGAACTAGTAAAAGATAATAACGGCAAAGTTATTTCATCCCATTACAAATGACTTTGATATAAATTAGATGCACTTGTTGTTTTTGCATGTTATGCAACTCTTTATTTTTTAAGTCTCGTTTTTGTAACTAATATCAATATATATAAAATCAAAAAACAAAAAGAACAAAAAAATTAAATTTTATATTAGGATAAATAAATTAGACAC
This sequence is a window from Mycoplasmopsis gallopavonis. Protein-coding genes within it:
- the thrS gene encoding threonine--tRNA ligase, producing the protein MKANKHLNHTTSHLLGAAVSRLYPGVKLGFGPATEEGFYYDFEFVEPLSDTELPKIEKEMKRLASRNLVMKKVSIDQYDFENKPYKKELYDELVAKGETITFYALVDPLSNETIFVDLCAGGHVEDTKHIKNFKLLNLAGAYWRGNSDNIQLTRIYGTSWESKEELASYLEILKDRKERDHRKIGKEMKLFTFNKLGGQGFPFWLEDGMYIHNEIRNLVLKMDRKYGFTEVLTPHFGEEELYKISGHLAHYKDDMFKPILVENERLIPRPMTCPHHIICYNTEKRSYRDLPIRYSEQSQLYRYEKSGALTGLERVRGMLLTEGHLFVRKDQIAQEFKHMYNQVKETLEAFKIEISYVSLSLRDPEDKEKYYEDDEMWNAAENELRSVLNELDVKYEEKIGEAAFYGPKMDIQIFTALGHEITVSTLQLDFLLPQRFDISYINKDGKDERPVMIHRGLVGTYERFVSILIEQTKGVLPFWLAPKQITVIPVNNESDLQYAHEVNDYLFDQGFRSKIDSRNERLNKKIREAQMSKSKIQVILGQEERENRQVSYRKYGEQETHKMDLDSFVIMLHQLKSSKN
- the trpS gene encoding tryptophan--tRNA ligase, coding for MKKRLVSGIKPTGDLTLGNYIGALKNFVKMQQEYDSYLFVADLHALTTGSVDPKELKKARYEIVAMYLACGLDPEKTTIFFQSDLTEHSEAQWLMTSEVSLGELNRMTQFKDKAQKVTKQENGTEKIPAGLLMYPVLMAADILIYNADVVPVGEDQKQHLELTKTIANRLNKNYKTNFKIPQGIVPPVGARIKSLTNPEVKMSKSEKSAKSTIYLHDDPEAAYKKILKAVTDSENKVYISENKPGILNLLHIYAALTNQTLEQVEAKFKNSNYGEFKHEVGLVVKNELTKIQTKYNEIQPLVAKVVEQGKIKAQAICKPIVQELKQKMGFN